The genome window AGAAACAGAAATGAAAAATGCCCTCGGCACCGTAACCAGATCCCAAATGGCCTACCATTGGGAAAAACGGGTTTTTTGTTGTGGCAGTGCCACCTCCGACCAAATTTTGGATGCCTTAGGTGCAAACATTAATAGTAACTATATCAATAGCTGGTCTTTTGACACCTCCAACCTTGCCAACCAAATTACCTTCAGCGTCACCAACGATGACTGGGAAACCGATGGCACCAGGGGGCTTTCCGCAGGAGTCTTTTTTGACATCGCCTCCCAAGATACCTATCAATCTATCATTTGCCAAAGTTTTGACCCCAGCGCCACCACCGCCGAACCCGTCACCACCGATCCATTTTGCGGAGCCAATGCCTATCAGTTAAGATAAGTAAAAACAAGGACGTTGCTGATTTTAGATATGATTTCTCGTTAAGGAAGGGAACAGGGAACGGGGAATAGGGAACGGTTATAATATTTAGAAGTCTTAGTTTTTAGCATAATTCAACTATATTTCATACCATAATTAAGCAATGCCAAAACAACCATGAAACGTTTTCGCCATCTTTTATTCCCTACCATATCAATTATCATTTCTTTATCGGTCATTGGCTATCTACAAATCCCCATCGCCACCCAAACCACCCCCACCATCACCGAAGAAGAAGCACGCCGACAAGAAGAAAAAGATCGCCTAACCATCCGTTTCCTGCGCACCCTGCCCGATTTTGGTTTTAATAACCTCGTGGCCAACTGGACATATCTACAATTTGTGCAATATTTCGGCGACATCGCCAGAGACACCACAGGCTACAGCCTCAATCCCGAATACTTTACAACCTTTGTCGAAAAAGATCCTCGTTTCATCGCACCTTATTTTATCTTTGCCCCCGCCACCACCCTCTTTTCAGGCCGCCCCGATGTCAGCGTAGATTTAATGGGCAAAGGCTTAGAAAGCATACAACCCCAACAACCCCAAGCCTACCAAGTTTGGTATTACAAAGGTATCGACGAACTTCTATTCACCAGCCAACCACGACAAGCCAAAATATCCTACCAAATGGCGGCCCAATGGGCAAAATACCACGACACCCCCGAAGCCCAAAATCTAGGGCAACTAGCCCAAGATACCGCCAACTTCCTCGAAGAAAACCCCAACAGCAACAAAGCCCAAGGCGCATCATGGATGAGCATCTACACCAACGCCCGAGAAGATTCCGTCAGAGAATTAGCCCTAGAAAATATTGAACGCTTGGGGGGTGAATTAAGGGTAGAAGGTAATAGGGTAACATTAACTTTTCCCGAAGAAAAATAAACTCCCACTTATCCCCATCAATAAAATATGTATAGTTGGCATCCTTCCATCATTGATTTACTAGAAGAAAAAAAATATTCACAAATAATTGATCATTACCAAGAAATTATCAACACAAAGCCTGATAATGTCATTAACTATTGGTATTTAGGATTAGCTTATTTATTAAATCAAAACTTAGAAAATGCCCAAGCTACTTGGTTATTCTGTTTGTCTAATGTAGAAGAATCTGCATACGATCAAGCCATAGAAACCCTTAAAAATATTCTTGAAACTGAAGCACTCCGACAATTATATTCTAGTAATTATTCCCTAAGTTTATTAATCCGACAACAGATAGAAGATCTTGACGAGACTGATGTTAATAATCAACTACATATTATTAATTTGGAGCTACTATTAGATGATTTTAATATAGAAAATATTTTACATTATGACA of Cyanobacterium sp. HL-69 contains these proteins:
- a CDS encoding Type IV pilin PilA codes for the protein MSQLLWKMMLRNHHNPEQKGFTLIELLVVVIIIGVLAAVALPNLLAQVGKARETEMKNALGTVTRSQMAYHWEKRVFCCGSATSDQILDALGANINSNYINSWSFDTSNLANQITFSVTNDDWETDGTRGLSAGVFFDIASQDTYQSIICQSFDPSATTAEPVTTDPFCGANAYQLR